DNA from Lentilitoribacter sp. Alg239-R112:
CACTGGCAAACCGTAACCCAACGTCTCTCGACTGCTGTTACACGTGATATTGCTGGCATTGTAGATATTCTGGAAACCTACCCACAAGATGAAGGTTATGAGAGCATCATTCGGATCGCGCGTGATCGCCTGGATCTAAATATATCCATTGAAACAGGAGGCACCCTTCCTCCGCCACGTCCCAAACCTTTTTTCTCCATTCTCGACGAGATTTTAAGTGAAGAAATAACCAAGCAAGTCCAGCTTCCCTTTTGGATAGATACGGTTGGAAATTCAAATCTGGTGGAGATCAGAGTTCAACTCGACGGGAAAGTGCTTCAAATTTTTGCACGGCGCAGTCAGGCCTATGCGTCAAATACGCATATCTTCCTATTATGGATGGTCGGTACATCGCTGGTGATGTTATTGATATCCATTCTATTCCTGCGGGGGCAAATACGCCCCATCTTAAGGCTTGCCGATGCAGCGGAAAGATTTGGTAAAGGCCAACCAACGCCCGAAGGTTTTAAACCACGAGGTGCGGATGAGGTTCGGCGCGCGGGCCTTGCATTCATTCGTATGCGCGAGCGTATCGAACGCCAGATCGAACAAAGAACAGCAATGCTTTCGGGTGTCAGCCATGACTTGCGAACTATTCTAACAAGATTTCGCCTCCAACTCGCACTATTGGGTGATGATCCCGAGGTTAAGAACCTAGAT
Protein-coding regions in this window:
- a CDS encoding ATP-binding protein — protein: MASVESIRREYERYPPTGIRKYTRWFRKRVPTGLYARSLLIIIVPMVLLQSVIAFVFMERHWQTVTQRLSTAVTRDIAGIVDILETYPQDEGYESIIRIARDRLDLNISIETGGTLPPPRPKPFFSILDEILSEEITKQVQLPFWIDTVGNSNLVEIRVQLDGKVLQIFARRSQAYASNTHIFLLWMVGTSLVMLLISILFLRGQIRPILRLADAAERFGKGQPTPEGFKPRGADEVRRAGLAFIRMRERIERQIEQRTAMLSGVSHDLRTILTRFRLQLALLGDDPEVKNLDQDVNDMQSMLEGYLAFAKGEAEEDVGEIDLNELLEKLKHDGQLLSRDVKIKLSGVKKAEMRPNAFGRVINNLFSNACRYGKHIEVSIHCDDNWLVATFDDDGPGIPEEAREDVFRPFFRLDEARNQDEQGTGLGLSIARDIARGHGGDILLANSQLGGLKATLRLPV